One genomic segment of Coffea arabica cultivar ET-39 chromosome 6e, Coffea Arabica ET-39 HiFi, whole genome shotgun sequence includes these proteins:
- the LOC113697541 gene encoding remorin 4.1-like — MSIMNDQRTIATTSRDEEQEPEDDHIRDIHALTPPRPPSANRSRPWETNSHRSSSLSMASEGASSENFSSMSREFNALVLAGSTIANNGSEVDGTVNSSNNNLGRIGEEEIPEETNPLAIVPDPHPLGPLTSSPRREGASESLAHGNHREVSIQRVKKEEVESKINAWQTAKVAKVNNRFKREDAILSGWETEQVQKANSWMKKVERKLEEKRAKALEKMENDIAKARRKAEERRASAEGKRGTKVAKILEVANLMRAVGRAPVKRSFF, encoded by the exons ATGTCTATCATGAATGATCAAAGAACCATAGCTACCACCAGCAGGGATGAAGAGCAAGAACCTGAAGATGATCATATCAGAGACATCCATGCTCTAACCCCACCAAGGCCACCCTCAGCCAACCGCAGTAGGCCTTGGGAAACAAATAGCCATAGATCATCATCTTTGTCCATGGCTAGTGAAGGTGCTTcaagtgaaaatttttcaagTATGAGTAGAGAATTTAATGCTTTGGTGCTTGCAGGATCAACCATAGCCAACAATGGTAGTGAAGTCGATGGCACGGTCAATTCTAGCAACAACAACTTGGGTAGGATCGGAGAGGAGGAAATTCCTGAAGAAACCAACCCTTTAGCTATTGTGCCTGATCCTCATCCACTAGGCCCTTTAACGTCATCTCCTAGGCGTGAAGGTGCCAGTGAAAGTCTGGCACATGGTAATCATAGAGAGGTATCAATCCAGAGAGTGAAGAAAGAAGAGGTTGAATCAAAGATAAATGCATGGCAGACTGCTAAAGTTGCTAAGGTTAACAATAGGTTTAAGAGGGAAGACGCTATTCTCTCTGGTTGGGAGACTGAGCAGGTCCAAAAGGCAAATTCATGGATGAAGAAAGTTGAG AGGAAGCTGGAGGAGAAAAGAGCAAAAGCCCTTGAAAAGATGGAGAATGACATAGCGAAAGCCCGCAGAAAAGCAGAGGAAAGAAGGGCATCAGCAGAGGGCAAGAGAGGAACAAAAGTAGCCAAGATTCTTGAAGTAGCAAACTTGATGAGAGCTGTTGGTAGAGCTCCTGTCAAGCGATCCTTCTTTTAA